CTCTCCAAATCCCAGATCTTAATGCTCTGTTCAGTAGCAGCGCATAGCCAGTACCTATTAGGGCTAAAGCACAGAGCATGGATGATAGCACCAGCatcaagggagtagagcttctTCCCTTCAGCCAAATCCCACAGTAAAATTACTCCATCTTTGCCACCACTGGCACACAGGGAACCATCAGGTGAAACAGCAACTGTGTTCACATAACCAGAATGACCAGCAAGAGTGTTTCTCAGCTTGCAATTGGTCAGGTTCCAAACTTTCACAGTcctatccaaaaaaaaaaacagtaagAAATCGTAGCAAATGTATTGCCAGTTGGAAATAAACCAAACCGAAGCAACTCCTAAGCTTAAGTAATCTCAAACCATTAAGCCATATGATTCAGTACTACCTATGTAAAATGCATTTAGCATGCCAATTATCTACAATTTTGGAAAAGGAAAAAGGGATAAAAGCAAGTGAATTTAAAACCCCCCCCCCCTTACGTCGTACTTCTCAAATATATTGTATCTAAAGGCAAAAccatttttttcaaagtttCTAACAAAGTAAACCTTTTCTTTCACAAGCATTTCTATCCAATCAAACTACACATTTCAAAATACAAGCACATGCCCTTCATAGAATATACAAACTTGAAACTTTAAGAAACAAGTTCGTTTTCCATGATTATAAATGTCAAAGTAAACAAATGTAATAAGAGGGAAAAAATCTTACTTCCCGATGCTAATCCAAAAATTATTGCAAAAACATGGTCTTTCTTTCATTAATCACAAATCAATCCTTCCAATCAAAACCCTATAAATCACACAACACACTCCACAAAAAAGCGCATtttccaaactttttataatCAGAAGGAAAAAGAAGTTCAACCCTAATACTCACTAATATTATTGCATAAATAAGCCCTTTTATCGCAACTCAATCAATCCAATCAAACCCTATAAATCACACAAAGTCAACAACCACAGAAACACTCTTTTCAACCCAGAATTACATATCTGAACcaaaaacaattaaaagaaaaaacatatttaaatCTACCTGTCCCAAGACGCAGAAACAATGGTAGGGTGCACAGTGTTAGGGCTAAACCTAACGCAAGAAACCCAATCGGAATGCGCATCACCGTCCTGGATCGTGTATTTGCACTCGCCAAGAGTGTTCCACAACTTAATCGTGCGGTCACGAGACGCCGACACGATCTGACGGTTATCAACCGAGAACGCAACAGACATAACGTCCTTTGTGTGTCCGACGAATCGGCGAGCGGACTTTCCGGCCGCGAGGTCCCAGAGGCGGAGCTCGCCATCCCAGGAGCCGGAGAGAGCGAACTGGCCGTCGGAAGAGAGAACGACGTCCTGAACGAAGTGAGAATGACCGGTGAGCCTGCGGCGGGGGACGCCGTAGGTGCCCCCCTCCTTGGTGAGGTGCCAGAGGATTATGGACTTGTCGCGTGAGGCGGTTACGATCATGTCGGAGTTGTCGATTGGGGTTGCGATGGCTGTGACGGAGTCCGTGTGGGCTCGCATGGTGCCGCGGAGAACAAGTCCGTCTGCCATTGTTGTTTCTGTGGATGGTAGGGTTTGAAGGATTGGGGAGTGTGctcaagagagaagagagcTTGCTGCTGGGAGTGAAAGGTCGTCTTCATATATATATGGGAACCGAATTCGATTTATTAGGGTTTTGagaaatggaaaataaaacagatttaaattctctaaattttaaattttatcttagaaattaaaaaataatttttttatttttaaataattttttatttgtattttttattttatttataaaataaataataaaaaatcgtattttattttttaaaataaattttaaaatttaaatgatataaattttttttttggtttgtcGCTGGTCAATGAATTGCTGCATGCATAAGGTGGGATTCGAACTCCCAACACTTCTTTAAGCagactagtgagctaaccactagatCAACTCAACTTggttaataatataaattttaaacccAATAGTTTTGTTTTTGGATTTTGTTGGACGTGATTCTtcattggttttttttttcctccccCTCATTTGTTTGGGTTTTGACTAAACTCTTAAAGTCTTAATGGAttcttgttcttttggaggTCTCTAAACTCGGGTACTTATCCAAAGGATTAAAAAACAATTTGtccaaaaaaatatactattaCCTTGATTATCTCATTGCAATGGCAATTATATCCTGGTcatgatttgttgttgttgacAACACCACCTTAAACCTTCACTACATATATGTGGTCCTAGTTATGAGAAACAAGATTATTCTTTGAGTATGGTGGGTTTGTGTATGTGTTGAAACATACACatagaatattaaaaagatttaattattttgttagtttttataattttacgaaatttttaattaaatttttatatttatttttattagaattttgtaccaattttttataattagatcCCTCTTGACAGTAATtagcttaattttatagggactcaactaaaaaaaaaggtataaagactcaaataaaaggaaacgaaagtgtagaaatccaattaaaaaaagtttagtgcaaagattcaattaaaaagaaaaaagtaccgaaatctaattaaaaattttgcaaaactataaaaatcaatagaataattaaaccaattaaaaatataaacgtTATGGATaagttacaaaatttttaacttctttGCTAATTAAGTACGTGATAGATCATACAAATCATAATTCACACTCATACTTTCCATTAATTTCTTCGTATATTTCATTGTTGATTGCAACTATAATTTTGCGTGTTAATTATTGTTTTGGAACTGTTTCATTGGTTGCATTATTAAAGAGTAACAATCTCAACTAAACCACCGCGATTAAAAACTCTTAATCAACTAACAAATTTAATTCCAAAAACCAACATAAGATGGCTTTAACAAAACTTAAagcaaaattcaaataaatagaaaataaataaagaattaaaagagACGTATTTAGAAAGAAAGACAAAGATAgagaaagatgatgatgaagaagaga
The Arachis duranensis cultivar V14167 chromosome 5, aradu.V14167.gnm2.J7QH, whole genome shotgun sequence genome window above contains:
- the LOC107490673 gene encoding guanine nucleotide-binding protein subunit beta-like protein, translated to MADGLVLRGTMRAHTDSVTAIATPIDNSDMIVTASRDKSIILWHLTKEGGTYGVPRRRLTGHSHFVQDVVLSSDGQFALSGSWDGELRLWDLAAGKSARRFVGHTKDVMSVAFSVDNRQIVSASRDRTIKLWNTLGECKYTIQDGDAHSDWVSCVRFSPNTVHPTIVSASWDRTVKVWNLTNCKLRNTLAGHSGYVNTVAVSPDGSLCASGGKDGVILLWDLAEGKKLYSLDAGAIIHALCFSPNRYWLCAATEQSIKIWDLESKSIVEDLKVDLKTEADAATGGNANKKKVIYCTSLNWSADGSTLFSGYTDGVVRVWGIGRF